From a region of the Sesamum indicum cultivar Zhongzhi No. 13 linkage group LG3, S_indicum_v1.0, whole genome shotgun sequence genome:
- the LOC105157025 gene encoding ABC transporter A family member 7-like isoform X2 yields MSDSSNGQSTASFWTQANALLRKNLIFQKRNIKTNIRLVVFPFFLCLLLVLIQTLVNNELDKPSNRCGCTCVDTGRNGQCERRCGIEYSTLDQVFTCSIPHPPPLPPLLQIPSEQYRAIRTDFISYGDLPDGSCKRIGSCPVTMLITGDNQTFGQSVAGNMFARPLNIDLSDILYSLADDALGSETKTRYTNYLDPAFSSNVPVDFLQPQCTSNSQFSVPVQFGSATFQQDLRCVQGLQLWRNSSSEINDELYKGYRKGNAERKINEIVAAYDFMNSNENLLNVTIWYNSTYKNDTGNQPLALTRVPRSVNLATNAYLQLLLGPTVKMLFEFVKETPKPETTLRLDFSSLLGPLFFTWVIIQLFPQHRLRIMMKMHGLGDGPYWMISYAYFLAISSIYMLCFVIFGSAIGLKFFTLNDYSIQFVFYFLYINLQISLAFLVADLFSSVKTATVVGYIMVFGTGLLGGFLFQFFLQDSSFPKAGIIAMELYPGFSLYRGLYEFSQYSFNGNYMGTDGMRWKDLNDSDNGMREAFIIIAVEWLVVLCVAYYADQVVSSGRSPLFFLRRHQKKFSSSFRKPSLRRQGSKVFVQMEKLDVQQEREKVAQLLLESSTSHAIVCDNLKKIYPGKDGNPEKFAVRELSLALPQGECFGMLGPNGAGKTSFINMMIGLTKPSSGTAYVQGLDIRTDMDRIYTSMGVCPQHDLLWGTLTGKEHLLFYGRLKNLKGASLTQAVEESLKSVNLFHGGVADKQAGKYSGGMKRRLSVAISLIGDPKVVYMDEPSTGLDPASRNMLWNVVKRAKQNRAIILTTHSMEEAEHLCDRLGIFVDGSLQCVGNPKELKARYGGSYVFTMTTSPNHEDEVENLVRQLTPNATKIYQISGTQKFELPKHEIRIADVFEAVENAKSRFAVQAWGLADTTLEDVFIKVARGAQVFSVLS; encoded by the exons ATGTCGGATTCATCAAATGGACAGTCAACGGCGAGTTTTTGGACTCAGGCCAATGCTTTGCTGAggaagaatttgatttttcag AAGCGAAACATCAAGACAAATATTCGACTTGTTGTATTCCCATTTTTTCTCTGTTTGTTGCTTGTTCTCATCCAAACATTGGTGAACAATGAACTAGATAAGCCCTCAAACAGATGTGGCTGCACTTGTGTTGATACTGGCAGGAATGGCCAATGTGAAAGAAGGTGTGGCATCGAATACTCAACTCTGGACCAAGTGTTCACGTGTTCCATTCCTCATCCTCCACCGTTGCCTCCATTATTACAAATACCATCAGAACAATATCGTGCAATAAGAACTGATTTTATATCATATGGAGACTTGCCTGATGGTTCATGCAAGAGAATAGGTTCCTGTCCTGTAACTATGCTTATTACAGGGGATAACCAGACATTTGGACAAA GTGTGGCTGGAAACATGTTTGCAAGACCATTAAATATAGATCTCTCTGATATTCTGTACAGCTTAGCAGATGATGCGTTG GGTTCGGAAACAAAGACTAGGTATACCAATTATCTTGATCCAGCCTTTTCTTCAAATGTTCCAGTTGATTTTCTTCAACCTCAGTGCACATCGAACTCTCAATTTTCTGTGCCTGTCCAATTTGGTTCTGCGACGTTTCAACAAG ATTTGCGCTGTGTTCAAGGCTTACAATTATGGCGCAATAGTTCCTCAGAGATTAATGATGAACTATACAAGGGTTACCGTAAAGGGAATGCAGAGAGAAAGATTAACGAGATTGTGGCAG CCTATGATTTTATGAATTCAAATGAGAATCTACTCAATGTGACTATATGGTACAATTCTACATACAAGAATGACACAGGGAACCAACCTCTTGCCTTGACACGGGTGCCTCGTTCAGTGAATTTG GCAACAAACGCCTATCTCCAACTTTTGCTTGGACCAACCGTGAAAATGCTTTTTGAGTTTGTAAAAGAAACGCCAAAGCCCGAAACAACACTTAGATTGGATTTCTCTTCTCTCCTCGGGCCACTCTTTTTTACATGGGTGATCATTCAATTGTTCCCG CAACACAGATTAAGAATTATGATGAAAATGCATGGGCTTGGTGATGGACCTTATTGGATGATATCTTACGCTTATTTTCTTGCAATATCTTCAATCTACATGCTTTGCTTTGTGATATTTGGCTCAGCCATAg GATTAAAATTCTTCACGCTAAATGATTATAGTATCCagtttgtgttttattttctctatatAAACTTGCAAATATCTTTGGCGTTTCTTGTTGCTGATTTGTTCTCCAGCGTGAAGACTGCAACAG TTGTTGGTTATATCATGGTATTTGGAACTGGACTCTTGGGTGGCTTTCTTTTCCAATTCTTTCTTCAAGATTCTTCATTTCCAA AAGCTGGGATAATTGCCATGGAGTTATATCCAGGATTTTCCCTGTATCGTGGATTATATGAGTTTTCacaatattcttttaatgGAAACTATATGGGAACTGATGGAATGCGATGGAAAGATTTAAATGATAGTGACAATGGAATGAGAGAGGCGTTCATCATCATTGCAGTGGAATGGTTAGTTGTTCTTTGTGTTGCATATTATGCAGATCAAGTTGTTTCATCTGGAAGAAGTCCTCTATTTTTCTTGCGGAGgcaccaaaaaaaattctcatcaTCCTTCCGGAAGCCTAGCTTGCGAAGGCAGGGGTCTAAAGTTTTTGTTCAGATGGAGAAACTTGACGTTCAGCAAGAG AGGGAGAAGGTTGCACAATTACTACTTGAATCAAGTACAAGTCATGCCATTGTCTGTGATAATCTCAAAAAGATATATCCAGGGAAGGATGGGAATCCCGAGAAATTTGCAGTGCGAGAACTCTCACTTGCTTTGCCCCAGGGGGAATGCTTTGGCATGCTTGGTCCCAACGGTGCAGGCAAAACTTCGTTTATTAATATG ATGATTGGGCTCACAAAGCCCAGCTCTGGAACTGCATACGTTCAAGGACTAGATATACGGACCGATATGGATAGAATATACACCAGTATGGGCGTGTGTCCCCAGCATGA CTTATTGTGGGGAACTTTAACGGGAAAGGAGCATCTACTTTTCTATGGAAGGCTTAAAAATCTCAAAGGTGCTTCCCTAACACAA GCAGTGGAAGAATCTCTTAAGAGTGTGAACTTATTTCATGGGGGTGTGGCAGACAAACAAGCAGGAAAATATAGCGGAGGCATGAAGAGGAGGCTTAGTGTTGCCATTTCACTTATTGGAGATCCAAAA GTTGTTTATATGGATGAGCCAAGTACCGGACTGGATCCTGCTTCAAGAAACATGTTATGGAACGTGGTtaaacgtgcaaaacaaaaCAGAGCTATAATTCTCACCA cACATTCAATGGAAGAGGCAGAGCATTTATGTGATCGTTTAGGAATTTTTGTTGATGGCAGCTTGCAGTGTGTTGGGAACCCTaaagag CTCAAGGCTAGATACGGGGGATCATATGTATTCACGATGACAACATCCCCAAACCACGAGGatgaagttgaaaatttgGTACGACAACTCACCCCAAATGCTACAAAGATATACCAAATCTCCGGGACACAAAAGTTTGAGTTGCCAAAGCATGAGATCAGAATAGCAGATGTCTTTGAAGCAGTTGAGAATGCAAAGAGTCGATTCGCAGTTCAAGCATGGGGTCTGGCAGACACAACATTAGAGGATGTCTTCATTAAGGTTGCAAGGGGGGCTCAAGTATTTAGCGTCCTCTCATGA
- the LOC105157024 gene encoding ABC transporter A family member 2 produces the protein MELRSGVPLLVQQYKALFFKNLLLSWRSKRSTFLQLFSSLFFIFLIFCIQKAVQSRYGSSSSFESVTDPKPLVAPPIPPCEDKYYTKLPCFDFVWSGNDSARIGDIVRRIRENNPGRPIPEDKVIAFRTPNDTDDWLASNPMRCPGALHFVDRNATVISYGLQTNSTPAARRGSFEDPTFKFQIPLQLAAEREIARSLIGDTSFSWVVSLKEFAHPALEIFSAVQSAGPTFFLAIAMFSFVFQISALITEKELKLRQAMTMMGLYDTAYWLSWFTWEGIITLLSSLFTVLFGMMFQFDFFLHNSFAIVFLLFFLFQLNMTGFAFMLSAFISKSSSSTTVGYLTFIIGFLTQLVTTFGFPYSQDFSNTYRIVWSFFPPNLLAAGLNLLSDATATPQDPGISWKGRKRCAPNDTECVITINEIYIWLVSTSCLWFILAIYFDNIFPNTSGVRKSMVYFLDPRYWTGKGGNKWEEGNICSCARQIPPLEDIVPDDEDVQEEESIVKQQAHEGIVDSSIAVQIRGLVKIYAGAMKIGCCRCKRTSPYHALKGIWLNFPKDQLFCLLGPNGAGKTTAINCLTGITPVTGGDALIYGYSIRSSTGMSNIRRMIGVCPQFDVLWDALSGQEHLYLFASIKGLPPGSIKSEVQKLLAEVKLTEAAKVRSGSYSGGMRRRLSVAIALIGEPKLVVLDEPTTGMDPITRRHVWDVIEGAKKGRAIILTTHSMEEADILSDRIGIMAKGRLRCLGTSIRLKSRFGTGFIANISFVGDANGTPNQGDTFSTDQHIAVKEFFKSHLDVSPKEESKSFLTFVIPHVKEKLLKNFFAELQEREKEFGIADIQLGLTTLEEVFLNIAKKAELESAAAEGTFATLILNSGASLQVPIGARFIGIPETESTDNPRGIMVEVYWQQDDSGALCISGYSDEMPIPPHVQLPPTSAPTSNLNISGRRRQVHGIVIDPSQIADSDLR, from the exons ATGGAGTTGCGGAGCGGAGTTCCTCTGCTAGTACAGCAGTACAAAGCTTTGTTCTTCAAGAATCTGCTGCTGTCATGGCGGAGCAAGCGCTCCACGTTCCTCCAACTCTTCTCCTCgctcttcttcattttcctcATCTTCTGCATCCAGAAAGCCGTCCAGTCGCGGTACGGCTCGTCGTCTTCTTTTGAAAGTGTTACCGACCCGAAACCTCTGGTGGCGCCGCCGATTCCGCCGTGCGAGGACAAGTATTATACCAAGTTGCCCTGCTTTGACTTTGTGTGGAGTGGAAATGACAGTGCGAGAATTGGAGATATTGTACGGAGGATTAGGGAGAATAATCCCGGCAGGCCTATTCCTGAGGACAAG GTTATAGCATTCAGAACGCCAAATGACACAGATGATTGGCTTGCCAGCAATCCTATGCGCTGCCCTGGTGCTCTGCATTTTGTTGACAGAAATGCTACAGTAATTAGCTATGGGTTGCAGACTAATTCGACTCCAGCTGCTAGGCGAGGAAGTTTTGAAGATCCtacttttaaatttcaaattcctcTTCAACTAGCTGCAGAGCGTGAAATTGCTAGATCCCTAATTGGAG ATACCAGCTTTAGTTGGGTCGTCAGTCTCAAGGAATTTGCCCACCCTGcccttgaaatattttctgctGTCCAGAGTGCAGGACCAACCTTTTTCCTGGCTATTGCcatgttttcttttgtcttcCAAATCAGTGCTTTGATTACAGAAAAAGAACTCAAACTTCGTCAG GCCATGACGATGATGGGTCTTTATGATACAGCATATTGGTTATCATGGTTCACATGGGAGGGAATAATCACACTTCTTTCTTCGCTTTTCACCGTTCTTTTTGGGATGATGTtccaatttgatttctttttgcaCAACAGTTTTGCAATTGTCTTCctcttgtttttcctttttcaattGAATATG ACTGGATTCGCTTTTATGCTGTCTGCCTTTATTAGCAAGTCTTCATCATCCACCACTGTGGGTTATCTCACATTTATTATTGGTTTCTTGACTCAG CTTGTTACAACATTTGGGTTTCCTTACAGCCAGGACTTCTCCAACACTTACCGAATTGTGTGGTCCTTCTTTCCACCAAATCTTCTTGCTGCTGGTTTGAACTTGCTCTCTGATGCTACTGCAACTCCTCAAGATCCTGGTATCAGCTGGAAGGGGAGAAAGAGGTGCGCACCAAATGATACAGAGTGCGTCATCACAATT AATGAGATCTATATATGGCTTGTCTCAACGTCCTGTCTATGGTTCATTTTGGCCATCTACTTCGacaatatttttccaaatacaTCTGGTGTGAGAAAGTCAATGGTCTACTTTTTGGATCCTCGATACTGGACTGGGAAAGGTGGAAATAAATGGGAAg aagGAAATATTTGCAGTTGTGCGCGTCAAATTCCTCCTTTGGAAGATATTGTTCCAGATGACGAGGATGTACAAGAAGAGGAAAGCATAGTGAAACAGCAAGCCCATGAAGGCATTGTTGATTCAAGCATTGCAGTCCAAATACGTGGTCTTGTGAAAATTTATGCTGGAGCAATGAAGATTGGTTGCTGCAGATGCAAGAGAACTTCACCTTACCATGCTCTCAAG GGCATATGGCTGAACTTTCCCAAGGACCAGCTGTTTTGCCTTCTTGGACCCAATGGAGCTGGAAAAACTACTGCTATTAATTGCTTGACTGGGATTACACCAGTGACTGGTGGAGATG CACTAATTTATGGATATTCCATCCGGAGCTCTACTGGGATGTCGAACATTCGCAGGATGATTGGAGTTTGTCCTCAG TTTGATGTCCTGTGGGATGCATTATCTGGTCAAGAGCACCTTTACCTGTTTGCCAGCATCAAAGGTCTGCCCCCTGGTTCGATTAAGTCA GAGGTGCAGAAACTATTAGCAGAAGTGAAACTTACAGAGGCAGCCAAAGTGAGATCAGGCAGCTATAGCGGGGGAATGAGACGTCGACTTAGCGTTGCCATTGCACTAATTGGTGAACCAAAATTGGTTGTTTTAGATGAGCCG ACCACTGGTATGGATCCAATAACTCGAAGGCACGTCTGGGATGTCATTGAGGGGGCTAAAAAGGGGCGTGCGATTATTCTGACAACTCATTCCATGGAAGAGGCTGACATCTTAAGTGATAGAATAGGAATTATGGCAAAGGGCAGGCTTCGTTGCCTTGGAACTTCAATAAGATTGAAATCGCGCTTTGGAACCGGTTTTATTGCTAACATAAGCTTTGTTGGAGATGCTAATGGAACCCCCAACCAAGGAGATACCTTTAGCACGGATCAACATATAGCTGTGAAAGAGTTCTTCAAATCA CATTTGGATGTTTCACCTAAAGAGGAGAGCAAGTCCTTCCTGACTTTTGTTATCCCCCATGTAAAGGAGAAGCTATTGAAG AACTTTTTTGCTGAGCTCcaggagagagaaaaggaaTTCGGTATAGCAGACATTCAACTCGGCCTAACAACTCTGGAAGAAGTTTTTCTGAACATTGCAAAGAAGGCGGAGTTGGAAAGCGCTGCTGCTGAGGGAACCTTTGCAACTCTTATTCTAAACTCTGGAGCATCCCTTCAA GTTCCAATAGGTGCAAGGTTTATCGGTATTCCAGAAACAGAATCCACAGATAATCCTAGAGGCATAATGGTAGAAGTGTATTGGCAACAAGATGATTCTGGAGCTCTCTGCATTTCCGGTTACTCAGATGAGATGCCGATCCCTCCTCATGTACAACTACCACCTACTTCTGCACCAACTTCGAACCTGAATATTTCAGGCCGACGAAGACAGGTTCATGGAATTGTAATTGACCCTTCCCAGATTGCTGATTCAGATTTACGATGA
- the LOC105157025 gene encoding ABC transporter A family member 7-like isoform X1, which translates to MSDSSNGQSTASFWTQANALLRKNLIFQKRNIKTNIRLVVFPFFLCLLLVLIQTLVNNELDKPSNRCGCTCVDTGRNGQCERRCGIEYSTLDQVFTCSIPHPPPLPPLLQIPSEQYRAIRTDFISYGDLPDGSCKRIGSCPVTMLITGDNQTFGQSVAGNMFARPLNIDLSDILYSLADDALGSETKTRYTNYLDPAFSSNVPVDFLQPQCTSNSQFSVPVQFGSATFQQDLRCVQGLQLWRNSSSEINDELYKGYRKGNAERKINEIVAAYDFMNSNENLLNVTIWYNSTYKNDTGNQPLALTRVPRSVNLATNAYLQLLLGPTVKMLFEFVKETPKPETTLRLDFSSLLGPLFFTWVIIQLFPVVLTSLVYEKQHRLRIMMKMHGLGDGPYWMISYAYFLAISSIYMLCFVIFGSAIGLKFFTLNDYSIQFVFYFLYINLQISLAFLVADLFSSVKTATVVGYIMVFGTGLLGGFLFQFFLQDSSFPKAGIIAMELYPGFSLYRGLYEFSQYSFNGNYMGTDGMRWKDLNDSDNGMREAFIIIAVEWLVVLCVAYYADQVVSSGRSPLFFLRRHQKKFSSSFRKPSLRRQGSKVFVQMEKLDVQQEREKVAQLLLESSTSHAIVCDNLKKIYPGKDGNPEKFAVRELSLALPQGECFGMLGPNGAGKTSFINMMIGLTKPSSGTAYVQGLDIRTDMDRIYTSMGVCPQHDLLWGTLTGKEHLLFYGRLKNLKGASLTQAVEESLKSVNLFHGGVADKQAGKYSGGMKRRLSVAISLIGDPKVVYMDEPSTGLDPASRNMLWNVVKRAKQNRAIILTTHSMEEAEHLCDRLGIFVDGSLQCVGNPKELKARYGGSYVFTMTTSPNHEDEVENLVRQLTPNATKIYQISGTQKFELPKHEIRIADVFEAVENAKSRFAVQAWGLADTTLEDVFIKVARGAQVFSVLS; encoded by the exons ATGTCGGATTCATCAAATGGACAGTCAACGGCGAGTTTTTGGACTCAGGCCAATGCTTTGCTGAggaagaatttgatttttcag AAGCGAAACATCAAGACAAATATTCGACTTGTTGTATTCCCATTTTTTCTCTGTTTGTTGCTTGTTCTCATCCAAACATTGGTGAACAATGAACTAGATAAGCCCTCAAACAGATGTGGCTGCACTTGTGTTGATACTGGCAGGAATGGCCAATGTGAAAGAAGGTGTGGCATCGAATACTCAACTCTGGACCAAGTGTTCACGTGTTCCATTCCTCATCCTCCACCGTTGCCTCCATTATTACAAATACCATCAGAACAATATCGTGCAATAAGAACTGATTTTATATCATATGGAGACTTGCCTGATGGTTCATGCAAGAGAATAGGTTCCTGTCCTGTAACTATGCTTATTACAGGGGATAACCAGACATTTGGACAAA GTGTGGCTGGAAACATGTTTGCAAGACCATTAAATATAGATCTCTCTGATATTCTGTACAGCTTAGCAGATGATGCGTTG GGTTCGGAAACAAAGACTAGGTATACCAATTATCTTGATCCAGCCTTTTCTTCAAATGTTCCAGTTGATTTTCTTCAACCTCAGTGCACATCGAACTCTCAATTTTCTGTGCCTGTCCAATTTGGTTCTGCGACGTTTCAACAAG ATTTGCGCTGTGTTCAAGGCTTACAATTATGGCGCAATAGTTCCTCAGAGATTAATGATGAACTATACAAGGGTTACCGTAAAGGGAATGCAGAGAGAAAGATTAACGAGATTGTGGCAG CCTATGATTTTATGAATTCAAATGAGAATCTACTCAATGTGACTATATGGTACAATTCTACATACAAGAATGACACAGGGAACCAACCTCTTGCCTTGACACGGGTGCCTCGTTCAGTGAATTTG GCAACAAACGCCTATCTCCAACTTTTGCTTGGACCAACCGTGAAAATGCTTTTTGAGTTTGTAAAAGAAACGCCAAAGCCCGAAACAACACTTAGATTGGATTTCTCTTCTCTCCTCGGGCCACTCTTTTTTACATGGGTGATCATTCAATTGTTCCCG GTTGTACTGACATCTTTGGTTTATGAGAAGCAACACAGATTAAGAATTATGATGAAAATGCATGGGCTTGGTGATGGACCTTATTGGATGATATCTTACGCTTATTTTCTTGCAATATCTTCAATCTACATGCTTTGCTTTGTGATATTTGGCTCAGCCATAg GATTAAAATTCTTCACGCTAAATGATTATAGTATCCagtttgtgttttattttctctatatAAACTTGCAAATATCTTTGGCGTTTCTTGTTGCTGATTTGTTCTCCAGCGTGAAGACTGCAACAG TTGTTGGTTATATCATGGTATTTGGAACTGGACTCTTGGGTGGCTTTCTTTTCCAATTCTTTCTTCAAGATTCTTCATTTCCAA AAGCTGGGATAATTGCCATGGAGTTATATCCAGGATTTTCCCTGTATCGTGGATTATATGAGTTTTCacaatattcttttaatgGAAACTATATGGGAACTGATGGAATGCGATGGAAAGATTTAAATGATAGTGACAATGGAATGAGAGAGGCGTTCATCATCATTGCAGTGGAATGGTTAGTTGTTCTTTGTGTTGCATATTATGCAGATCAAGTTGTTTCATCTGGAAGAAGTCCTCTATTTTTCTTGCGGAGgcaccaaaaaaaattctcatcaTCCTTCCGGAAGCCTAGCTTGCGAAGGCAGGGGTCTAAAGTTTTTGTTCAGATGGAGAAACTTGACGTTCAGCAAGAG AGGGAGAAGGTTGCACAATTACTACTTGAATCAAGTACAAGTCATGCCATTGTCTGTGATAATCTCAAAAAGATATATCCAGGGAAGGATGGGAATCCCGAGAAATTTGCAGTGCGAGAACTCTCACTTGCTTTGCCCCAGGGGGAATGCTTTGGCATGCTTGGTCCCAACGGTGCAGGCAAAACTTCGTTTATTAATATG ATGATTGGGCTCACAAAGCCCAGCTCTGGAACTGCATACGTTCAAGGACTAGATATACGGACCGATATGGATAGAATATACACCAGTATGGGCGTGTGTCCCCAGCATGA CTTATTGTGGGGAACTTTAACGGGAAAGGAGCATCTACTTTTCTATGGAAGGCTTAAAAATCTCAAAGGTGCTTCCCTAACACAA GCAGTGGAAGAATCTCTTAAGAGTGTGAACTTATTTCATGGGGGTGTGGCAGACAAACAAGCAGGAAAATATAGCGGAGGCATGAAGAGGAGGCTTAGTGTTGCCATTTCACTTATTGGAGATCCAAAA GTTGTTTATATGGATGAGCCAAGTACCGGACTGGATCCTGCTTCAAGAAACATGTTATGGAACGTGGTtaaacgtgcaaaacaaaaCAGAGCTATAATTCTCACCA cACATTCAATGGAAGAGGCAGAGCATTTATGTGATCGTTTAGGAATTTTTGTTGATGGCAGCTTGCAGTGTGTTGGGAACCCTaaagag CTCAAGGCTAGATACGGGGGATCATATGTATTCACGATGACAACATCCCCAAACCACGAGGatgaagttgaaaatttgGTACGACAACTCACCCCAAATGCTACAAAGATATACCAAATCTCCGGGACACAAAAGTTTGAGTTGCCAAAGCATGAGATCAGAATAGCAGATGTCTTTGAAGCAGTTGAGAATGCAAAGAGTCGATTCGCAGTTCAAGCATGGGGTCTGGCAGACACAACATTAGAGGATGTCTTCATTAAGGTTGCAAGGGGGGCTCAAGTATTTAGCGTCCTCTCATGA